In one Narcine bancroftii isolate sNarBan1 chromosome 12 unlocalized genomic scaffold, sNarBan1.hap1 SUPER_12_unloc_2, whole genome shotgun sequence genomic region, the following are encoded:
- the LOC138750132 gene encoding ATP synthase F(0) complex subunit C3, mitochondrial-like isoform X1: protein MYACAKFVSCPVVVRIPSRTFLRPMSASVLNRPEPQNEQAQLSAPGNALMQIGRRDLQTSVTSRDIDTAAKFIGAGAATVGVAGSGAGIGTVFGSLIIGYARNPSLKQQLFSYAILGFALSEAMGLFCLMVAFLILFAM from the exons ATGTATGCTTGTGCTAAGTTTGTCTCCTGTCCTGTTGTG GTTCGCATCCCTTCAAGGACTTTCCTTAGGCCTATGTCGGCCTCTGTCTTAAACAGACCAGAACCCCAGAATGAGCag GCACAGCTCTCTGCACCAGGGAATGCACTGATGCAGATTGGACGACGGGACCTCCAGACCAGTGTCACCTCCAGGGACATCGATACTGCTGCTAAATTTATTGGTGCTGGTGCTGCCACTGTGGGAGTGGCTGGTTCTGGTGCTGGTATTGGGACTGTATTCGGCAGCTTGATCATTGGATATGCCAG AAACCCTTCCCTGAAACAGCAGCTTTTCTCCTACGCAATCCTGGGATTTGCCCTGTCTGAGGCCATGGGGCTCTTCTGCCTGATGGTTGCCTTCCTCATCCTGTTTGCCATGTAA
- the LOC138750132 gene encoding ATP synthase F(0) complex subunit C1, mitochondrial-like isoform X2, with product MSASVLNRPEPQNEQAQLSAPGNALMQIGRRDLQTSVTSRDIDTAAKFIGAGAATVGVAGSGAGIGTVFGSLIIGYARNPSLKQQLFSYAILGFALSEAMGLFCLMVAFLILFAM from the exons ATGTCGGCCTCTGTCTTAAACAGACCAGAACCCCAGAATGAGCag GCACAGCTCTCTGCACCAGGGAATGCACTGATGCAGATTGGACGACGGGACCTCCAGACCAGTGTCACCTCCAGGGACATCGATACTGCTGCTAAATTTATTGGTGCTGGTGCTGCCACTGTGGGAGTGGCTGGTTCTGGTGCTGGTATTGGGACTGTATTCGGCAGCTTGATCATTGGATATGCCAG AAACCCTTCCCTGAAACAGCAGCTTTTCTCCTACGCAATCCTGGGATTTGCCCTGTCTGAGGCCATGGGGCTCTTCTGCCTGATGGTTGCCTTCCTCATCCTGTTTGCCATGTAA